In the Salarias fasciatus chromosome 13, fSalaFa1.1, whole genome shotgun sequence genome, one interval contains:
- the nolc1 gene encoding nucleolar and coiled-body phosphoprotein 1 isoform X3, giving the protein MFTCDGLPSEVRVVKMAAEKSVPSDLYKCVYSFLLENKFTKAAEQFVKETKVKPQDANEESLVNIYNFWVKSPEAKKRKTPASESNNGPSAKKSKPSAESSSSEESSSEDEQPAAKKPTPAPAASKVPAKAPVKAASSSSEDTSDSEEEKAPAKPAAKVPVTEVAAADSTRKKDSSSSSEESDSEDEQPAKAPAPKGKAAAVTAAKATAPAKAAAQKKQESSSSDETTSDSEDEQKAKAPVKPAPVKPAAAAADSSSEDSSSEEEAPPSKKPKTGAYSAVPPPASTQKAAAVPAKAAPAKDDDSDDDSSSEEEEAAKKPAVKATPAKAAPAKPAAAAEDSSSEESSSEEEEPVKKPPAKAAPAKKAPAKKDESSSDSDSSSEDEAPAKPPLKTKTTPAASASTSKPPAKPEESSSEEDSSDDEEEPAKVKPAAKKAAPASKPAAAAAKPAAAAAESSSDSDSSSEDEEPAKAKAAAAKPSKVATPAPKAATPASKPATPAAKAAAESSSESESSSEDEEPAKAKAVAAKPATPASKPATPAAKAAAESSSDSDSSEDEAPAKAAAKPATPASKPATPASKPATPAAKAAAESSSDSDSSSEDEAPAKAAAKPATPASKPATPAVKAAAPAAKAAAAESSSDSDSSSEDEAPAKPAAKAPAKATPAPKPATPAAKAAADSSSDSDSSSEDEEPAKAKPAVVKAATPASKPATPAGKAAAAAAESSSESSSEDEEPVKAKPAVKPATPASKPATPAAKPAAAAESSSESDSSDSEEEAAKPAAKKAAAAAPKPAAAASTSKAAAESSEDSSSDEEEEPKKVTPAKPAVANGKAATPKTPPAAKAAESSSDSSSEEEEEAGKSAVKPAAVKKTPSAKAKESSSSEDSSSEEDEAPRRAATAPNTPAAKAVANGKKKQAEESGSEDETEVKTPKNKKATTTPQTFPKANKKSNIPFRRIQEESVEVDPRLADNSFDAKLGANGDWGQKANDVLRFTKGKSFRHEKTKKKRGSYRGGAISTSVNSIRFDSD; this is encoded by the exons ATGTTCACGTGTGACGGACTTCCTTCTGAAGTGCGCGTGGTGAAGATGGCGGCGGAAAAGTCGGTGCCGAGTGATCTTTACAAATGCGTTTATTCATTTCTGCTGGAGAACAAGTTCACCAAAGCGGCGGAGCAGTTCGTGAAAGAGACCAAAGTG AAACCTCAAGATGCGAACGAAGAGAGCCTCGTTAACATCTACAACTTCTGGGTCAA ATCCCCTGAGGCTAAGAAACGCAAAACTCCTGCTAGTGAATCTAACAACGGCCCCTCAGCCAAGAAGTCTAAACCCAGCGCAgagagctccagcagcgagGAGTCCAGCAGCGAAGATGAGCAGCCCGCAGCTAAGAAACCTACGCCTGCTCCTGCAG CCAGCAAGGTTCCTGCTAAAGCCCCTGTGaaagcagcatccagcagcagcgaAGACACAAGTgactctgaggaggagaaagcGCCCGCGAAGCCTGCCGCAAAG gTTCCCGTGACGGAAGTCGCTGCCGCAGACAGCACGAGGAAGAAAGACAGCAGCTCGAGCAGTGAGGAGTCCGACTCTGAGGATGAACAGCCAGCCAAAGCTCCTGCTCCCA AAGgtaaagctgctgcagtcacaGCGGCTAAAGCGACCGCTCCTGCtaaagcagcagctcagaagaagcaggagagcagcagcagtgatgaGACCACATCAGATTCTGAAGACGAACAGAAAGCTAAG GCTCCAGTGAAGCCCGCTCCAGTgaagcctgctgcagctgctgccgacTCCAGCTCAGAAGACTCCTCCTCTGAAGAAGAAGCCCCTCCCagcaaaaaacccaaaacag GAGCGTACAGCGCAGTTCCTCCTCCGGCTTCGACCCAGAAAGCTGCGGCTGTTCCAGCGAAAGCAGCCCCTGCTAAAGACGATGATTCGGATGACGACTCCagttcagaggaggaagaggcggcgAAGAAACCAGCAGTAAAGGCGACTCCTGCTAAGGCGGCTCCAGCTAAACCCGCGGCGGCGGCTGAGGACTCCTCCTCCGAGGAGTCCAgctccgaggaggaggagccggtgAAAAAGCCACCGGCTAAAGCTGCACCTGCCAAAAAGGCTCCAGCTAAGAAAGACGAGTCCAGTTCAG attcagacagcagctcagaagaTGAGGCTCCAGCAAAACCCCCCCTGAAGACTAAAACAACCCCTGCTGCGTCTGCTTCTACCTCAAAACCCCCCGCAAAGCCTGaagagagcagctctgaggaAGACTCTTCTGATGACGAGGAAGAACCGGCTAAAGTGAAACCTGCAGCTAAAAAAGCAGCGCCGGCttccaaacctgctgctgctgccgcaaaacctgctgctgcagctgcagagagcagctcagacTCCGACTCTTCTTCTGAGGATGAAGAGCCGGCGAAGgcgaaggcagcagcagctaaaCCTTCCAAGGTGGCGACTCCTGCACCTAAAGCTGCAACTCCAGCTTCAAAACCTGCAACCCCTGCAgctaaagctgctgctgagagcagctctgaGTCAGAGTCATCTTCCGAAGACGAAGAACCAGCGAAGGCTAAGGCTGTAGCAGCTAAGCCTGCTACCCCAGCTTCAAAACCTGCCACCCCTGCAGCTAAAGCTGCTGCCGAGAgcagctctgactctgactcGTCTGAGGACGAAGCACCAGCGAAGGCTGCAGCTAAACCTGCAACTCCTGCTTCAAAACCTGCAACTCCTGCTTCAAAACCTGCAACTCCTGCAgctaaagctgctgctgagagcagctctgactctgactcGTCTTCTGAGGATGAAGCACCAGCAAAGGCTGCAGCTAAACCTGCCACCCCTGCTTCAAAACCTGCCACCCCCGCAGTTAAAGCTGCCGCCCCTGCAGcgaaggctgctgcagctgaaagcagTTCAGACTCTGACTCCTCGTCCGAAGACGAAGCGCCAGCGAAGCCAGCAGCTAAAGCTCCTGCTAAAGCAACCCCGGCTCCAAAACCGGCCACCCCTGCAGcgaaggctgctgctgacagcagctccGACTCCGACTCCTCTTCTGAGGACGAAGAGCCAGCGAAGGCTAA ACCTGCAGTGGTGAAAGCAGCCACCCCGGCCTCAAAGCCTGCTACCCCTGCagggaaagctgctgctgctgctgcagagagcagctcggagtcctcctcTGAGGATGAAGAGCCCGTGAAAGCCAAACCTGCAGTTAAACCAGCAACTCCAGCCTCAAAGCCTGCGACTCCTGCTGCCAAGCCTGCTGCCGCCGCAGAAAGCAGCTCCGAGTCGGACAGCTCGGACTCCGAAGAGGAGGCCGCCAAGCCCGCCGCCAAGAAAGCTGCAGCTGCCGCCCCGAAGCCTGCAGCCGCTGCTTCCACCAGcaaagctgcagcagagtcCAGTGAAGACAGCTCCAgcgatgaggaagaggagcccaAGAAGGTGACGCCTGCGAAGCCCGCCGTCGCCAACGGCAAAGCAGCAACTCCCAAAACGCCTCCGGCAGCAAAGGCAGCGGAGTCGTCCAGCGACAGCAGCTccgaagaggaagaggaggccggCAAGAGCGCCGTGAAACCCGCTGCCGTCAAGAAAACACCAtcagctaaagctaaagagagcagcagctccgaAGACAGTTCATCAGAGGAAGACGAAGCCCCGCGCAGAGCGGCCACCGCGCCCAACACGCCCGCAGCGAAAG CAGTTGCCAATGGCAAGAAAAAACAGGCTGAAGAATCGGGAAGCGAAGATGAGACTGAAGTGAAGACGCCCAAAAATAAGAAGGCAACGACCACACCACAGACCTTCCCCAAAGCCAACAAGAAG TCCAACATCCCGTTCCGCAGGATACAGGAAGAAAGCGTCGAGGTGGATCCCCGTCTGGCGGACAACTCGTTCGACGCCAAG CTCGGCGCCAACGGTGACTGGGGCCAGAAGGCAAACGATGTGCTCAGGTTCACCAAGGGCAAGTCGTTCCGTCAcgagaagacgaagaagaagagaggaagctACCGCGGAGGAGCCATCTCCACCTCAGTCAACTCCATTAGATTTGACAGCGactga
- the nolc1 gene encoding nucleolar and coiled-body phosphoprotein 1 isoform X2, producing the protein MFTCDGLPSEVRVVKMAAEKSVPSDLYKCVYSFLLENKFTKAAEQFVKETKVKPQDANEESLVNIYNFWVKSPEAKKRKTPASESNNGPSAKKSKPSAESSSSEESSSEDEQPAAKKPTPAPAASKVPAKAPVKAASSSSEDTSDSEEEKAPAKPAAKVPVTEVAAADSTRKKDSSSSSEESDSEDEQPAKAPAPKGKAAAVTAAKATAPAKAAAQKKQESSSSDETTSDSEDEQKAKAPVKPAPVKPAAAAADSSSEDSSSEEEAPPSKKPKTGAYSAVPPPASTQKAAAVPAKAAPAKDDDSDDDSSSEEEEAAKKPAVKATPAKAAPAKPAAAAEDSSSEESSSEEEEPVKKPPAKAAPAKKAPAKKDESSSDSDSSSEDEAPAKPPLKTKTTPAASASTSKPPAKPEESSSEEDSSDDEEEPAKVKPAAKKAAPASKPAAAAAKPAAAAAESSSDSDSSSEDEEPAKAKAAAAKPSKVATPAPKAATPASKPATPAAKAAAESSSESESSSEDEEPAKAKAVAAKPATPASKPATPAAKAAAESSSDSDSSEDEAPAKAAAKPATPASKPATPASKPATPAAKAAAESSSDSDSSSEDEAPAKAAAKPATPASKPATPAVKAAAPAAKAAAAESSSDSDSSSEDEAPAKPAAKAPAKATPAPKPATPAAKAAADSSSDSDSSSEDEEPAKAKTPAKPATPASKAAAPAAESSSDSSSEDEEPAKPASKPATPASKPAVVKAATPASKPATPAGKAAAAAAESSSESSSEDEEPVKAKPAVKPATPASKPATPAAKPAAAAESSSESDSSDSEEEAAKPAAKKAAAAAPKPAAAASTSKAAAESSEDSSSDEEEEPKKVTPAKPAVANGKAATPKTPPAAKAAESSSDSSSEEEEEAGKSAVKPAAVKKTPSAKAKESSSSEDSSSEEDEAPRRAATAPNTPAAKVANGKKKQAEESGSEDETEVKTPKNKKATTTPQTFPKANKKSNIPFRRIQEESVEVDPRLADNSFDAKLGANGDWGQKANDVLRFTKGKSFRHEKTKKKRGSYRGGAISTSVNSIRFDSD; encoded by the exons ATGTTCACGTGTGACGGACTTCCTTCTGAAGTGCGCGTGGTGAAGATGGCGGCGGAAAAGTCGGTGCCGAGTGATCTTTACAAATGCGTTTATTCATTTCTGCTGGAGAACAAGTTCACCAAAGCGGCGGAGCAGTTCGTGAAAGAGACCAAAGTG AAACCTCAAGATGCGAACGAAGAGAGCCTCGTTAACATCTACAACTTCTGGGTCAA ATCCCCTGAGGCTAAGAAACGCAAAACTCCTGCTAGTGAATCTAACAACGGCCCCTCAGCCAAGAAGTCTAAACCCAGCGCAgagagctccagcagcgagGAGTCCAGCAGCGAAGATGAGCAGCCCGCAGCTAAGAAACCTACGCCTGCTCCTGCAG CCAGCAAGGTTCCTGCTAAAGCCCCTGTGaaagcagcatccagcagcagcgaAGACACAAGTgactctgaggaggagaaagcGCCCGCGAAGCCTGCCGCAAAG gTTCCCGTGACGGAAGTCGCTGCCGCAGACAGCACGAGGAAGAAAGACAGCAGCTCGAGCAGTGAGGAGTCCGACTCTGAGGATGAACAGCCAGCCAAAGCTCCTGCTCCCA AAGgtaaagctgctgcagtcacaGCGGCTAAAGCGACCGCTCCTGCtaaagcagcagctcagaagaagcaggagagcagcagcagtgatgaGACCACATCAGATTCTGAAGACGAACAGAAAGCTAAG GCTCCAGTGAAGCCCGCTCCAGTgaagcctgctgcagctgctgccgacTCCAGCTCAGAAGACTCCTCCTCTGAAGAAGAAGCCCCTCCCagcaaaaaacccaaaacag GAGCGTACAGCGCAGTTCCTCCTCCGGCTTCGACCCAGAAAGCTGCGGCTGTTCCAGCGAAAGCAGCCCCTGCTAAAGACGATGATTCGGATGACGACTCCagttcagaggaggaagaggcggcgAAGAAACCAGCAGTAAAGGCGACTCCTGCTAAGGCGGCTCCAGCTAAACCCGCGGCGGCGGCTGAGGACTCCTCCTCCGAGGAGTCCAgctccgaggaggaggagccggtgAAAAAGCCACCGGCTAAAGCTGCACCTGCCAAAAAGGCTCCAGCTAAGAAAGACGAGTCCAGTTCAG attcagacagcagctcagaagaTGAGGCTCCAGCAAAACCCCCCCTGAAGACTAAAACAACCCCTGCTGCGTCTGCTTCTACCTCAAAACCCCCCGCAAAGCCTGaagagagcagctctgaggaAGACTCTTCTGATGACGAGGAAGAACCGGCTAAAGTGAAACCTGCAGCTAAAAAAGCAGCGCCGGCttccaaacctgctgctgctgccgcaaaacctgctgctgcagctgcagagagcagctcagacTCCGACTCTTCTTCTGAGGATGAAGAGCCGGCGAAGgcgaaggcagcagcagctaaaCCTTCCAAGGTGGCGACTCCTGCACCTAAAGCTGCAACTCCAGCTTCAAAACCTGCAACCCCTGCAgctaaagctgctgctgagagcagctctgaGTCAGAGTCATCTTCCGAAGACGAAGAACCAGCGAAGGCTAAGGCTGTAGCAGCTAAGCCTGCTACCCCAGCTTCAAAACCTGCCACCCCTGCAGCTAAAGCTGCTGCCGAGAgcagctctgactctgactcGTCTGAGGACGAAGCACCAGCGAAGGCTGCAGCTAAACCTGCAACTCCTGCTTCAAAACCTGCAACTCCTGCTTCAAAACCTGCAACTCCTGCAgctaaagctgctgctgagagcagctctgactctgactcGTCTTCTGAGGATGAAGCACCAGCAAAGGCTGCAGCTAAACCTGCCACCCCTGCTTCAAAACCTGCCACCCCCGCAGTTAAAGCTGCCGCCCCTGCAGcgaaggctgctgcagctgaaagcagTTCAGACTCTGACTCCTCGTCCGAAGACGAAGCGCCAGCGAAGCCAGCAGCTAAAGCTCCTGCTAAAGCAACCCCGGCTCCAAAACCGGCCACCCCTGCAGcgaaggctgctgctgacagcagctccGACTCCGACTCCTCTTCTGAGGACGAAGAGCCAGCGAAGGCTAAGACACCAGCTAAGCCTGCCACTCCAGCATCAaaggctgctgctcctgcagcagaaaGCAGTTCTGACTCTTCTTCCGAAGATGAAGAGCCAGCAAAGCCAGCTTCCAAACCTGCAACTCCTGCATCCAAACCTGCAGTGGTGAAAGCAGCCACCCCGGCCTCAAAGCCTGCTACCCCTGCagggaaagctgctgctgctgctgcagagagcagctcggagtcctcctcTGAGGATGAAGAGCCCGTGAAAGCCAAACCTGCAGTTAAACCAGCAACTCCAGCCTCAAAGCCTGCGACTCCTGCTGCCAAGCCTGCTGCCGCCGCAGAAAGCAGCTCCGAGTCGGACAGCTCGGACTCCGAAGAGGAGGCCGCCAAGCCCGCCGCCAAGAAAGCTGCAGCTGCCGCCCCGAAGCCTGCAGCCGCTGCTTCCACCAGcaaagctgcagcagagtcCAGTGAAGACAGCTCCAgcgatgaggaagaggagcccaAGAAGGTGACGCCTGCGAAGCCCGCCGTCGCCAACGGCAAAGCAGCAACTCCCAAAACGCCTCCGGCAGCAAAGGCAGCGGAGTCGTCCAGCGACAGCAGCTccgaagaggaagaggaggccggCAAGAGCGCCGTGAAACCCGCTGCCGTCAAGAAAACACCAtcagctaaagctaaagagagcagcagctccgaAGACAGTTCATCAGAGGAAGACGAAGCCCCGCGCAGAGCGGCCACCGCGCCCAACACGCCCGCAGCGAAAG TTGCCAATGGCAAGAAAAAACAGGCTGAAGAATCGGGAAGCGAAGATGAGACTGAAGTGAAGACGCCCAAAAATAAGAAGGCAACGACCACACCACAGACCTTCCCCAAAGCCAACAAGAAG TCCAACATCCCGTTCCGCAGGATACAGGAAGAAAGCGTCGAGGTGGATCCCCGTCTGGCGGACAACTCGTTCGACGCCAAG CTCGGCGCCAACGGTGACTGGGGCCAGAAGGCAAACGATGTGCTCAGGTTCACCAAGGGCAAGTCGTTCCGTCAcgagaagacgaagaagaagagaggaagctACCGCGGAGGAGCCATCTCCACCTCAGTCAACTCCATTAGATTTGACAGCGactga
- the nolc1 gene encoding nucleolar and coiled-body phosphoprotein 1 isoform X1: MFTCDGLPSEVRVVKMAAEKSVPSDLYKCVYSFLLENKFTKAAEQFVKETKVKPQDANEESLVNIYNFWVKSPEAKKRKTPASESNNGPSAKKSKPSAESSSSEESSSEDEQPAAKKPTPAPAASKVPAKAPVKAASSSSEDTSDSEEEKAPAKPAAKVPVTEVAAADSTRKKDSSSSSEESDSEDEQPAKAPAPKGKAAAVTAAKATAPAKAAAQKKQESSSSDETTSDSEDEQKAKAPVKPAPVKPAAAAADSSSEDSSSEEEAPPSKKPKTGAYSAVPPPASTQKAAAVPAKAAPAKDDDSDDDSSSEEEEAAKKPAVKATPAKAAPAKPAAAAEDSSSEESSSEEEEPVKKPPAKAAPAKKAPAKKDESSSDSDSSSEDEAPAKPPLKTKTTPAASASTSKPPAKPEESSSEEDSSDDEEEPAKVKPAAKKAAPASKPAAAAAKPAAAAAESSSDSDSSSEDEEPAKAKAAAAKPSKVATPAPKAATPASKPATPAAKAAAESSSESESSSEDEEPAKAKAVAAKPATPASKPATPAAKAAAESSSDSDSSEDEAPAKAAAKPATPASKPATPASKPATPAAKAAAESSSDSDSSSEDEAPAKAAAKPATPASKPATPAVKAAAPAAKAAAAESSSDSDSSSEDEAPAKPAAKAPAKATPAPKPATPAAKAAADSSSDSDSSSEDEEPAKAKTPAKPATPASKAAAPAAESSSDSSSEDEEPAKPASKPATPASKPAVVKAATPASKPATPAGKAAAAAAESSSESSSEDEEPVKAKPAVKPATPASKPATPAAKPAAAAESSSESDSSDSEEEAAKPAAKKAAAAAPKPAAAASTSKAAAESSEDSSSDEEEEPKKVTPAKPAVANGKAATPKTPPAAKAAESSSDSSSEEEEEAGKSAVKPAAVKKTPSAKAKESSSSEDSSSEEDEAPRRAATAPNTPAAKAVANGKKKQAEESGSEDETEVKTPKNKKATTTPQTFPKANKKSNIPFRRIQEESVEVDPRLADNSFDAKLGANGDWGQKANDVLRFTKGKSFRHEKTKKKRGSYRGGAISTSVNSIRFDSD; encoded by the exons ATGTTCACGTGTGACGGACTTCCTTCTGAAGTGCGCGTGGTGAAGATGGCGGCGGAAAAGTCGGTGCCGAGTGATCTTTACAAATGCGTTTATTCATTTCTGCTGGAGAACAAGTTCACCAAAGCGGCGGAGCAGTTCGTGAAAGAGACCAAAGTG AAACCTCAAGATGCGAACGAAGAGAGCCTCGTTAACATCTACAACTTCTGGGTCAA ATCCCCTGAGGCTAAGAAACGCAAAACTCCTGCTAGTGAATCTAACAACGGCCCCTCAGCCAAGAAGTCTAAACCCAGCGCAgagagctccagcagcgagGAGTCCAGCAGCGAAGATGAGCAGCCCGCAGCTAAGAAACCTACGCCTGCTCCTGCAG CCAGCAAGGTTCCTGCTAAAGCCCCTGTGaaagcagcatccagcagcagcgaAGACACAAGTgactctgaggaggagaaagcGCCCGCGAAGCCTGCCGCAAAG gTTCCCGTGACGGAAGTCGCTGCCGCAGACAGCACGAGGAAGAAAGACAGCAGCTCGAGCAGTGAGGAGTCCGACTCTGAGGATGAACAGCCAGCCAAAGCTCCTGCTCCCA AAGgtaaagctgctgcagtcacaGCGGCTAAAGCGACCGCTCCTGCtaaagcagcagctcagaagaagcaggagagcagcagcagtgatgaGACCACATCAGATTCTGAAGACGAACAGAAAGCTAAG GCTCCAGTGAAGCCCGCTCCAGTgaagcctgctgcagctgctgccgacTCCAGCTCAGAAGACTCCTCCTCTGAAGAAGAAGCCCCTCCCagcaaaaaacccaaaacag GAGCGTACAGCGCAGTTCCTCCTCCGGCTTCGACCCAGAAAGCTGCGGCTGTTCCAGCGAAAGCAGCCCCTGCTAAAGACGATGATTCGGATGACGACTCCagttcagaggaggaagaggcggcgAAGAAACCAGCAGTAAAGGCGACTCCTGCTAAGGCGGCTCCAGCTAAACCCGCGGCGGCGGCTGAGGACTCCTCCTCCGAGGAGTCCAgctccgaggaggaggagccggtgAAAAAGCCACCGGCTAAAGCTGCACCTGCCAAAAAGGCTCCAGCTAAGAAAGACGAGTCCAGTTCAG attcagacagcagctcagaagaTGAGGCTCCAGCAAAACCCCCCCTGAAGACTAAAACAACCCCTGCTGCGTCTGCTTCTACCTCAAAACCCCCCGCAAAGCCTGaagagagcagctctgaggaAGACTCTTCTGATGACGAGGAAGAACCGGCTAAAGTGAAACCTGCAGCTAAAAAAGCAGCGCCGGCttccaaacctgctgctgctgccgcaaaacctgctgctgcagctgcagagagcagctcagacTCCGACTCTTCTTCTGAGGATGAAGAGCCGGCGAAGgcgaaggcagcagcagctaaaCCTTCCAAGGTGGCGACTCCTGCACCTAAAGCTGCAACTCCAGCTTCAAAACCTGCAACCCCTGCAgctaaagctgctgctgagagcagctctgaGTCAGAGTCATCTTCCGAAGACGAAGAACCAGCGAAGGCTAAGGCTGTAGCAGCTAAGCCTGCTACCCCAGCTTCAAAACCTGCCACCCCTGCAGCTAAAGCTGCTGCCGAGAgcagctctgactctgactcGTCTGAGGACGAAGCACCAGCGAAGGCTGCAGCTAAACCTGCAACTCCTGCTTCAAAACCTGCAACTCCTGCTTCAAAACCTGCAACTCCTGCAgctaaagctgctgctgagagcagctctgactctgactcGTCTTCTGAGGATGAAGCACCAGCAAAGGCTGCAGCTAAACCTGCCACCCCTGCTTCAAAACCTGCCACCCCCGCAGTTAAAGCTGCCGCCCCTGCAGcgaaggctgctgcagctgaaagcagTTCAGACTCTGACTCCTCGTCCGAAGACGAAGCGCCAGCGAAGCCAGCAGCTAAAGCTCCTGCTAAAGCAACCCCGGCTCCAAAACCGGCCACCCCTGCAGcgaaggctgctgctgacagcagctccGACTCCGACTCCTCTTCTGAGGACGAAGAGCCAGCGAAGGCTAAGACACCAGCTAAGCCTGCCACTCCAGCATCAaaggctgctgctcctgcagcagaaaGCAGTTCTGACTCTTCTTCCGAAGATGAAGAGCCAGCAAAGCCAGCTTCCAAACCTGCAACTCCTGCATCCAAACCTGCAGTGGTGAAAGCAGCCACCCCGGCCTCAAAGCCTGCTACCCCTGCagggaaagctgctgctgctgctgcagagagcagctcggagtcctcctcTGAGGATGAAGAGCCCGTGAAAGCCAAACCTGCAGTTAAACCAGCAACTCCAGCCTCAAAGCCTGCGACTCCTGCTGCCAAGCCTGCTGCCGCCGCAGAAAGCAGCTCCGAGTCGGACAGCTCGGACTCCGAAGAGGAGGCCGCCAAGCCCGCCGCCAAGAAAGCTGCAGCTGCCGCCCCGAAGCCTGCAGCCGCTGCTTCCACCAGcaaagctgcagcagagtcCAGTGAAGACAGCTCCAgcgatgaggaagaggagcccaAGAAGGTGACGCCTGCGAAGCCCGCCGTCGCCAACGGCAAAGCAGCAACTCCCAAAACGCCTCCGGCAGCAAAGGCAGCGGAGTCGTCCAGCGACAGCAGCTccgaagaggaagaggaggccggCAAGAGCGCCGTGAAACCCGCTGCCGTCAAGAAAACACCAtcagctaaagctaaagagagcagcagctccgaAGACAGTTCATCAGAGGAAGACGAAGCCCCGCGCAGAGCGGCCACCGCGCCCAACACGCCCGCAGCGAAAG CAGTTGCCAATGGCAAGAAAAAACAGGCTGAAGAATCGGGAAGCGAAGATGAGACTGAAGTGAAGACGCCCAAAAATAAGAAGGCAACGACCACACCACAGACCTTCCCCAAAGCCAACAAGAAG TCCAACATCCCGTTCCGCAGGATACAGGAAGAAAGCGTCGAGGTGGATCCCCGTCTGGCGGACAACTCGTTCGACGCCAAG CTCGGCGCCAACGGTGACTGGGGCCAGAAGGCAAACGATGTGCTCAGGTTCACCAAGGGCAAGTCGTTCCGTCAcgagaagacgaagaagaagagaggaagctACCGCGGAGGAGCCATCTCCACCTCAGTCAACTCCATTAGATTTGACAGCGactga
- the mrps6 gene encoding small ribosomal subunit protein bS6m, protein MPRYELALILKTMQRPETAAVVRRTVETLLERGAVVRDLENLGERLLPYKMNKHNQKHSRGTYFLVDFHASPDMLTGLMDHLHRDVDVVRPTVLKKDDTVSKSNCCGPRT, encoded by the coding sequence ATGCCGCGGTACGAGCTGGCTCTGATCCTGAAGACCATGCAGCGGCCCGAGACGGCGGCCGTGGTCCGGAGGACGGTGGAGACTCTGCTGGAGCGGGGCGCCGTGGTGAGGGACCTGGAGAACCTGGGGGAGAGACTGCTGCCTTACAAGATGAACAAACACAACCAGAAGCACTCTAGGGGGACTTACTTTCTGGTGGACTTCCACGCATCCCCCGACATGCTCACCGGCCTCATGGATCACCTGCACCGCGACGTGGACGTGGTGAGGCCCACCGTCCTGAAGAAGGACGACACGGTCTCGAAAAGCAACTGCTGCGGACCCCGGACCTGA